Proteins encoded in a region of the Panicum hallii strain FIL2 chromosome 3, PHallii_v3.1, whole genome shotgun sequence genome:
- the LOC112886651 gene encoding cyclin-B1-5-like isoform X1, which yields MATRNHHAAAAQQPANRGAAVQAGKQKIAAAGRRRALGDIGNVVTDVLDGKIQLPEGINRPITRSFGAQLLKNAALANKNVMPPAKPVAARAVPKPVRKAPAKPVPRPEQPPKIATSSDENRKPSQAAAGSSNSAQKNSRKKVVCTLTTVLTARSKTACGIKQKELIEDIDKLDGNNQLAMVDYVEDIYKFYKASEHESRPSDYMGSQPEVNPKMRAILADWMVEVHRRFELMPETLYLTIYIVDRYLSLQPVLRRELQLVGIAAMLIASKYEEIWAPEVNDFISLSDDAFSRQQILIMEKAILNNMEWNLTLPTLYHFLVRFAKAAGRGDKQLGHMILFFGELALMDYRMVTIRPSVVAASAVYAARCTLRKSPLWTGTLKHHTGLHEQQLMEGAKILVSSHAAAPEGKLKTVYQKYSSEQFECVALHPPAADPGFV from the exons GTGCCGCAGTCCAGGCGGGGAAGCAGaagatcgccgccgccggccgccgccgggccctcggtgACATCGGCAATGTCGTGACCGATGTCCTCGACGG AAAGATCCAGCTGCCGGAGGGGATCAATCGCCCCATCACGAGGAGCTTCGGCGCCCAGCTCTTAAAGAACGCGGCTCTGGCGAACAAG AATGTCATGCCTCCGGCCAAGCCTGTAGCGGCCCGTGCGGTCCCGAAGCCGGTCAGGAAGGCTCCTGCAAAGCCCGTCCCGCGCCCTGAGCAGCCCCCCAAGATCGCCACCAGCTCCGACGAGAACAGGAAGCCGTCACAGGCTGCCGCCGGCAGCAGCAACTCTGCGCAAAAGAATTCCAGGAAGAAGGTCGTGTGCACGCTTACAACCGTCCTCACCGCCCGTTCTAAG ACCGCGTGTGGCATTAAGCAGAAAGAGCTCATTGAAGATATTGACAAGCTGGATGGCAACAACCAGCTTGCTATGGTGGACTATGTGGAGGACATCTACAAGTTCTACAAGGCCTCCGAG CACGAGAGCCGCCCCAGTGACTACATGGGCAGTCAACCCGAGGTCAACCCCAAAATGCGCGCCATCCTCGCGGACTGGATGGTTGAGGTTCACCGCAGATTTGAGCTGATGCCAGAAACGTTGTACCTCACCATATACATCGTGGACCGTTACCTGTCGCTGCAGCCCGTGCTGAGGAGGGAGCTCCAGCTAGTCGGCATCGCAGCGATGCTGATCGCCTCCAAATATGAAGAGATTTGGGCACCAGAG GTGAATGATTTCATCAGCTTATCAGATGATGCATTCAGTCGGCAACAGATTCTCATCATGGAGAAGGCTATTCTGAACAACATGGAGTGGAACCTCACTCTTCCCACACTATACCACTTCCTGGTGCGGTTCGCGAAAGCTGCAGGACGCGGTGATAAGCAG CTCGGGCATATGATCCTCTTCTTCGGAGAGCTCGCACTGATGGATTACCGCATGGTGACAATCCGTCCTTCAGTGGTTGCCGCTTCTGCGGTGTACGCTGCTCGTTGCACACTGAGGAAGAGTCCTCTCTGGACAGGCACCCTGAAGCACCACACTGGCCTCCATGAGCAACAGCTTAT GGAAGGTGCAAAGATCCTGGTCAGCTCCCATGCAGCTGCTCCTGAAGGGAAGCTGAAGACCGTCTACCAGAAGTACTCATCGGAGCAGTTTGAGTGTGTAGCTCTGCACCCACCTGCAGCTGATCCGGGTTTTGTCTAG
- the LOC112886651 gene encoding cyclin-B1-5-like isoform X2, with protein sequence MATRNHHAAAAQQPANRGAAVQAGKQKIAAAGRRRALGDIGNVVTDVLDGKIQLPEGINRPITRSFGAQLLKNAALANKNVMPPAKPVAARAVPKPVRKAPAKPVPRPEQPPKIATSSDENRKPSQAAAGSSNSAQKNSRKKVVCTLTTVLTARSKTACGIKQKELIEDIDKLDGNNQLAMVDYVEDIYKFYKASEHESRPSDYMGSQPEVNPKMRAILADWMVEVHRRFELMPETLYLTIYIVDRYLSLQPVLRRELQLVGIAAMLIASKYEEIWAPEVNDFISLSDDAFSRQQILIMEKAILNNMEWNLTLPTLYHFLVRFAKAAGRGDKQLGHMILFFGELALMDYRMVTIRPSVVAASAVYAARCTLRKSPLWTGTLKHHTGLHEQQLM encoded by the exons GTGCCGCAGTCCAGGCGGGGAAGCAGaagatcgccgccgccggccgccgccgggccctcggtgACATCGGCAATGTCGTGACCGATGTCCTCGACGG AAAGATCCAGCTGCCGGAGGGGATCAATCGCCCCATCACGAGGAGCTTCGGCGCCCAGCTCTTAAAGAACGCGGCTCTGGCGAACAAG AATGTCATGCCTCCGGCCAAGCCTGTAGCGGCCCGTGCGGTCCCGAAGCCGGTCAGGAAGGCTCCTGCAAAGCCCGTCCCGCGCCCTGAGCAGCCCCCCAAGATCGCCACCAGCTCCGACGAGAACAGGAAGCCGTCACAGGCTGCCGCCGGCAGCAGCAACTCTGCGCAAAAGAATTCCAGGAAGAAGGTCGTGTGCACGCTTACAACCGTCCTCACCGCCCGTTCTAAG ACCGCGTGTGGCATTAAGCAGAAAGAGCTCATTGAAGATATTGACAAGCTGGATGGCAACAACCAGCTTGCTATGGTGGACTATGTGGAGGACATCTACAAGTTCTACAAGGCCTCCGAG CACGAGAGCCGCCCCAGTGACTACATGGGCAGTCAACCCGAGGTCAACCCCAAAATGCGCGCCATCCTCGCGGACTGGATGGTTGAGGTTCACCGCAGATTTGAGCTGATGCCAGAAACGTTGTACCTCACCATATACATCGTGGACCGTTACCTGTCGCTGCAGCCCGTGCTGAGGAGGGAGCTCCAGCTAGTCGGCATCGCAGCGATGCTGATCGCCTCCAAATATGAAGAGATTTGGGCACCAGAG GTGAATGATTTCATCAGCTTATCAGATGATGCATTCAGTCGGCAACAGATTCTCATCATGGAGAAGGCTATTCTGAACAACATGGAGTGGAACCTCACTCTTCCCACACTATACCACTTCCTGGTGCGGTTCGCGAAAGCTGCAGGACGCGGTGATAAGCAG CTCGGGCATATGATCCTCTTCTTCGGAGAGCTCGCACTGATGGATTACCGCATGGTGACAATCCGTCCTTCAGTGGTTGCCGCTTCTGCGGTGTACGCTGCTCGTTGCACACTGAGGAAGAGTCCTCTCTGGACAGGCACCCTGAAGCACCACACTGGCCTCCATGAGCAACAGCTTATGTAA